In a genomic window of uncultured Flavobacterium sp.:
- the gcvH gene encoding glycine cleavage system protein GcvH, whose protein sequence is MSIPANLKYTKDHEWVSIEGDVATVGITHFAQKELGDIVYVEVETLDQTLDKDEVFGTVEAVKTVSDLFLPLTGEIIAFNESLESAPETVNSDPYGDGWMIKIKISDASEVDSLLSAEAYTQLIGA, encoded by the coding sequence ATGAGCATACCAGCAAATTTAAAGTACACAAAAGATCACGAATGGGTTAGCATCGAAGGAGATGTTGCAACTGTAGGAATTACTCATTTTGCACAAAAAGAGTTAGGAGATATCGTGTATGTTGAAGTAGAAACTTTAGATCAGACACTTGATAAAGATGAGGTTTTTGGAACAGTTGAGGCTGTTAAAACAGTTTCTGATTTGTTTTTACCTTTAACAGGAGAAATTATTGCTTTTAATGAAAGCTTGGAAAGTGCTCCTGAAACAGTAAATTCTGATCCTTACGGAGATGGATGGATGATTAAAATAAAAATTTCTGATGCATCAGAAGTAGATAGTTTGTTGTCTGCTGAAGCTTACACACAATTAATCGGTGCCTAA
- a CDS encoding VanZ family protein, whose amino-acid sequence MPKQLLLIWAIICSGIIAYFCLIDSGKIPVVNFPSIDKIVHFCFHFGFTISWIVFFKKELKGREADDYKAYLISFIFSVFFGITIEILQSVLTTTRASDVTDVLANALGATIAVFTAIAFKKQLDKI is encoded by the coding sequence GTGCCTAAACAGTTACTCTTAATCTGGGCAATTATTTGTTCGGGAATTATTGCTTATTTCTGTCTGATTGATTCAGGTAAGATTCCGGTAGTGAATTTTCCGAGCATTGATAAAATCGTGCATTTTTGTTTTCATTTTGGATTTACAATCTCCTGGATTGTTTTTTTTAAGAAAGAACTTAAAGGAAGAGAAGCAGATGATTATAAAGCATATTTGATTTCGTTTATATTTTCTGTTTTTTTTGGAATTACGATCGAGATTTTACAAAGTGTTTTAACAACAACACGAGCATCAGATGTAACAGATGTTTTAGCAAATGCACTTGGTGCAACTATAGCAGTTTTTACTGCAATAGCCTTCAAGAAGCAATTAGATAAAATATAA
- the deoC gene encoding deoxyribose-phosphate aldolase: MNVKQYLDSTYLKTASQAGLTDAENEGVVKSAISEAILEGFKLIMIRPEYVALAKEMILKANSTLLIGTVIDFPEGASSIESKIKEANEAIENGADDLDFVCNYEAFKRGEIALLKEEILFGTQIGLANNKTVKWIIEVAALTDKEIIQLSALIKNVVMSNFKEENYASVFVKSSTGFFKTEDNAPNGATIPTIIMMLENASPLQVKAAGGVRSYDDAIEMIRLGVKRIGTSAAKAIANGENTTNQY, translated from the coding sequence ATGAATGTCAAGCAATATTTGGATTCGACTTATTTAAAAACTGCCTCTCAAGCCGGACTTACAGACGCCGAAAATGAGGGCGTTGTAAAGAGTGCAATTAGCGAGGCAATTCTGGAAGGATTTAAGCTGATTATGATTCGTCCGGAATATGTGGCTTTAGCCAAAGAAATGATTTTGAAAGCCAATTCGACTTTGTTAATTGGTACTGTTATTGATTTTCCAGAAGGTGCATCAAGTATTGAATCGAAAATCAAAGAAGCAAATGAAGCAATTGAAAATGGAGCAGACGATTTAGATTTTGTCTGTAATTATGAAGCCTTCAAAAGAGGTGAAATTGCTTTGTTGAAAGAAGAAATTTTATTTGGAACTCAAATAGGTTTAGCAAATAATAAAACAGTAAAATGGATTATTGAAGTTGCTGCCTTAACAGATAAAGAAATTATTCAGCTCTCGGCATTGATAAAAAATGTTGTGATGTCAAACTTTAAAGAAGAAAATTATGCTTCTGTTTTTGTGAAGTCATCAACAGGTTTTTTCAAAACCGAAGACAATGCTCCAAACGGAGCGACAATTCCAACTATAATTATGATGTTAGAAAATGCGTCCCCTTTACAGGTAAAAGCTGCCGGTGGAGTAAGGTCGTATGATGACGCAATAGAAATGATTCGTTTAGGTGTTAAACGTATCGGAACTTCGGCTGCAAAAGCAATTGCAAACGGAGAAAATACCACAAATCAATATTAA
- a CDS encoding energy transducer TonB codes for MKTKIYVNKISLSFIFTLSVLFAFSQENNNASIKPGFTAEQFPVFSNCENLEAKKLENCFYKEVQDFVFQNFEVPEKSKQNNYKGEVKVLFEVDVNGEFKVIYVNAANDELSEEAKRVFGKFPKIKPSTYNGKPTYSKYTISIGIPLKSSAQIAEEALAAAQILKPVEKPMTELDSIVYKKYNNPEFESHLNIPFTHSYYAQFDGAMNQVGTNNHTASKPYTYAEVSKYYNLKAVNESLQKNVSTWLGRKWWNENLVQIQGEGYWLSLNPIVDLQMGKASDLDASYTYVNTRALNFRGGLGKQLNFTTTVFESQGRFAGYFNDYAESIKPSGGNPAIIPGVGIAKRFKTDAYDFPLAEANLTYVPSKYFDFQLGYGRNFIGDGYRSLLESDGASPYPYFKINTTFWKIKYTNTYMWLKDVRPDVTVEKTYATKFMANHYLSWNVSNKLNLGFFESVVWTDTNNRGFDVNFVNPIIFYRTVEFTSSSKSGNALLGFTGKYKWNNNVNLYGQFLLDEFSVGDMAKGEQSWKNKFGYQLGAKYFNAFKVKDLLLQLEYNHVRPYVYSHSAVITNYGHNNQSIGHQWGGNFEELVMIGRYHKGRYYADGKITVGTRGLDFDTAQNSFNYGGNIYKSYDVNRPYDTGVKVGQGNKTSVFIADFQGGYVINPMTNLKLFGSLIYRNFDPTQETATTFKQNTTWFSIGLRTDVFNWYFDY; via the coding sequence ATGAAAACCAAAATTTACGTGAATAAGATTTCTTTATCTTTTATTTTTACATTATCTGTCTTATTTGCTTTTTCTCAGGAAAATAATAATGCTTCTATAAAACCGGGTTTTACTGCAGAGCAATTTCCTGTTTTTTCAAATTGTGAAAATTTAGAAGCGAAGAAATTAGAGAATTGTTTTTACAAAGAAGTTCAGGATTTTGTGTTTCAGAATTTTGAAGTTCCTGAAAAATCAAAACAAAATAATTATAAAGGAGAAGTAAAAGTGCTTTTTGAAGTTGATGTTAATGGTGAGTTTAAAGTAATTTATGTTAATGCCGCCAATGACGAATTATCTGAAGAAGCAAAACGTGTTTTTGGTAAATTTCCAAAAATAAAACCTTCAACATACAATGGAAAACCAACGTATTCAAAATATACAATTTCTATTGGTATTCCATTAAAAAGTTCAGCTCAAATTGCTGAAGAAGCTTTGGCTGCAGCCCAAATTCTAAAACCAGTTGAAAAACCTATGACAGAATTGGATAGTATTGTGTATAAAAAATACAATAATCCTGAATTCGAAAGTCATTTGAATATTCCGTTTACTCATAGTTATTATGCGCAATTTGATGGCGCTATGAATCAGGTAGGGACTAATAATCATACCGCTTCTAAACCGTATACTTATGCTGAGGTTTCGAAATATTATAATTTAAAAGCGGTAAACGAATCACTTCAAAAGAATGTTTCGACTTGGTTAGGAAGAAAATGGTGGAATGAAAATTTAGTTCAAATTCAAGGTGAAGGTTATTGGTTATCGCTAAATCCTATTGTTGATTTGCAAATGGGAAAAGCTTCAGATCTTGATGCATCCTATACTTATGTAAATACAAGGGCATTGAATTTTAGAGGAGGTTTGGGTAAACAATTGAACTTTACAACCACGGTTTTTGAAAGTCAGGGAAGATTTGCGGGTTATTTTAATGATTATGCAGAATCTATAAAACCATCGGGAGGAAATCCGGCAATTATTCCCGGAGTAGGAATTGCAAAACGATTTAAAACTGATGCTTACGATTTTCCTTTAGCGGAAGCTAATCTTACATATGTTCCTAGTAAATATTTTGATTTTCAGTTAGGTTACGGACGTAATTTTATTGGAGATGGATATCGTTCTCTTCTTGAAAGTGATGGAGCAAGTCCATATCCATATTTTAAAATCAACACGACTTTCTGGAAGATAAAATATACAAACACCTATATGTGGCTTAAGGATGTTCGACCGGATGTTACGGTTGAAAAAACATACGCAACAAAATTTATGGCAAACCATTATTTAAGCTGGAATGTTTCGAATAAATTGAATTTAGGTTTCTTTGAATCTGTAGTTTGGACGGATACCAATAATAGAGGTTTTGATGTGAACTTTGTAAATCCAATTATTTTTTATCGAACAGTAGAGTTTACATCGTCTTCTAAAAGTGGTAATGCGCTTTTAGGATTTACAGGTAAATACAAGTGGAACAATAATGTTAATTTGTATGGGCAATTTTTGCTGGATGAATTTTCGGTTGGAGATATGGCAAAAGGAGAACAAAGCTGGAAGAATAAATTTGGTTATCAATTAGGTGCAAAATACTTCAATGCTTTTAAAGTAAAAGATTTGTTGCTGCAATTAGAGTATAATCATGTTCGGCCTTATGTGTATTCTCATAGCGCGGTTATTACCAATTATGGTCACAATAATCAAAGTATTGGGCATCAATGGGGAGGTAATTTTGAAGAACTTGTAATGATTGGACGTTATCATAAAGGGCGTTATTATGCAGATGGAAAAATAACAGTTGGAACACGTGGTTTAGATTTTGATACCGCTCAAAACAGCTTTAATTACGGAGGTAATATTTATAAAAGTTACGACGTAAATCGTCCGTATGATACGGGAGTAAAAGTAGGTCAGGGAAATAAAACAAGTGTTTTTATTGCGGATTTTCAAGGAGGATATGTGATTAATCCAATGACAAACTTGAAGTTATTTGGAAGTTTGATTTATAGAAACTTTGATCCAACACAAGAGACTGCGACTACTTTCAAGCAAAACACGACTTGGTTTAGCATCGGATTACGTACAGATGTCTTTAATTGGTATTTTGATTACTAG
- the cyoE gene encoding heme o synthase, which yields MNATKNTFSIKSIFNDFKEITKAGLAISVLFSSIAGYLLGVNDAHPFKWSVLIVLMIGGYCMVGASNAFNQVIEKDIDSLMDRTKNRPVPSGRMSPRVALFVASLLTIIGITLLYTINAKSAMFAAISIFLYTSIYTPLKTVTSLSVFVGAFPGAIPFMLGWVAATGEFGIEAGTLFLIQFFWQFPHFWAIGWFLYEDYEKAGIFMLPTGKKDKGTALQIILYTVWLIIASLLPVLGYTGQLFITPIAAILVFLLGLWMLFYAVRLYQLRTAKAARTLMLVSVSYISLLQIIYIVDKFLR from the coding sequence TTGAACGCTACTAAAAATACATTTTCAATAAAATCAATATTTAACGATTTCAAAGAGATAACAAAGGCTGGTTTGGCTATTAGTGTGTTGTTTTCTTCCATTGCCGGATATTTGTTAGGTGTTAATGATGCGCATCCTTTTAAATGGAGCGTTTTGATTGTTTTGATGATTGGAGGTTATTGTATGGTTGGAGCATCAAATGCTTTTAATCAGGTAATCGAAAAAGATATCGATTCTTTAATGGATCGTACTAAAAATCGTCCGGTTCCTTCTGGGCGTATGTCACCAAGAGTGGCTTTGTTTGTAGCAAGTTTGCTTACAATAATTGGCATAACTTTATTGTATACAATCAATGCGAAGTCGGCAATGTTTGCTGCAATTTCAATATTTTTATATACAAGCATTTATACACCTTTAAAAACAGTAACTTCGTTATCAGTTTTTGTCGGTGCATTTCCGGGTGCAATTCCGTTTATGTTAGGCTGGGTTGCAGCAACAGGAGAATTTGGTATCGAAGCCGGAACCTTGTTTTTAATTCAGTTTTTCTGGCAATTCCCTCATTTCTGGGCAATCGGATGGTTTTTATATGAAGATTACGAAAAGGCAGGTATCTTTATGCTTCCAACAGGAAAAAAAGATAAAGGAACTGCTTTACAGATTATATTATATACAGTTTGGCTTATCATAGCGTCATTATTGCCGGTTTTAGGATATACAGGGCAATTATTTATTACGCCAATCGCGGCAATTTTAGTCTTTTTATTAGGATTGTGGATGTTGTTTTATGCAGTTCGTTTGTATCAATTAAGAACGGCAAAAGCAGCAAGAACATTGATGTTGGTAAGTGTTTCGTATATCTCATTATTGCAAATAATATATATAGTAGATAAATTTTTAAGATAG
- a CDS encoding cytochrome c oxidase subunit 3 has product MEMTMTKGEEQVRSAKSAKLILLFAMVSMTMMFAGLTSAFVVSKSRADWLKNFELPTAFFYSTAVIIGCSVTFYLAKKAIQKDNRSATTALLLGTLALGILFVVLQFVGFGQIVKSGYYFTGEGSSITTTFLYVVTVTHLLHLAGGLISLLIIIYNHFKQKYNLTQTLGIELGAMYWHFLDLLWVYLFLFLYFFK; this is encoded by the coding sequence ATGGAAATGACAATGACAAAAGGCGAGGAACAAGTAAGGAGCGCAAAATCGGCAAAACTGATTTTGTTATTCGCAATGGTAAGTATGACAATGATGTTTGCCGGACTTACAAGTGCATTTGTAGTAAGTAAATCAAGAGCTGACTGGTTGAAGAATTTTGAATTACCAACAGCATTTTTTTACAGCACAGCAGTAATTATAGGATGTAGTGTTACTTTTTATCTGGCTAAAAAAGCAATTCAAAAAGACAATAGAAGCGCAACTACAGCATTACTTTTAGGAACATTGGCTTTAGGGATTTTATTTGTGGTTTTGCAATTTGTAGGTTTTGGACAAATCGTAAAAAGCGGGTATTATTTCACTGGAGAAGGTAGTTCAATTACTACAACTTTTCTTTATGTAGTAACCGTAACACACTTATTACACTTGGCTGGAGGGCTAATTTCACTTTTAATTATAATTTATAATCATTTTAAACAAAAATACAATTTGACTCAAACTCTTGGTATAGAACTAGGTGCGATGTATTGGCACTTTTTGGATTTATTATGGGTATATTTATTTTTATTTTTATATTTCTTTAAATAA
- a CDS encoding cytochrome c oxidase subunit 3 gives MEATVTTANNDEKTWGGGDIQPLGASYGKMMMWFFIVSDALTFSGFLAAYGFSRFKFIETWPLADEVFTHFPFMHGVSAPMYYVALMTFILIFSSVTMVLAVDAGHQLKKTKVAIYMFLTIIGGLIFVGSQAWEWKNFIKGEYGAVETVGGSLLQFVDKDGKRVALEEFAVKLPEQPEALTRAKGKWFMESAETVPTYSVAEIQAGFKAHPELLIRTEQLTDKKKKTVLTRAESETRLSTAKYVVEGANLTRNEYGSKLFADFFFFITGFHGFHVFSGVIINIIIFFNVLLGTYEKRRSYEMVEKVGLYWHFVDLVWVFVFTVFYLV, from the coding sequence ATGGAAGCGACAGTTACTACTGCAAATAACGACGAAAAAACTTGGGGAGGCGGAGATATCCAGCCATTAGGAGCAAGTTATGGTAAAATGATGATGTGGTTTTTTATCGTATCGGATGCCTTAACATTCTCTGGATTCCTTGCTGCTTATGGTTTTTCTAGATTTAAATTTATTGAAACTTGGCCTTTGGCTGATGAAGTGTTTACTCACTTCCCATTTATGCATGGTGTTTCGGCTCCAATGTATTATGTGGCCTTAATGACTTTTATTTTAATTTTCTCATCTGTAACAATGGTTTTGGCTGTTGACGCAGGTCACCAATTGAAAAAAACAAAAGTTGCAATCTACATGTTCTTAACTATTATTGGAGGTTTAATTTTCGTTGGTTCTCAAGCTTGGGAATGGAAAAACTTCATTAAAGGTGAATACGGAGCAGTAGAAACAGTAGGAGGAAGTTTATTGCAGTTTGTTGATAAAGATGGTAAAAGAGTAGCTCTTGAAGAGTTTGCTGTAAAATTACCGGAACAACCGGAAGCGCTTACCAGAGCAAAAGGAAAATGGTTTATGGAAAGTGCTGAAACAGTACCAACATATTCAGTTGCTGAAATTCAGGCAGGTTTTAAAGCTCACCCTGAATTATTAATCAGAACAGAACAACTTACTGATAAAAAGAAAAAAACAGTATTGACAAGAGCTGAGTCTGAGACTCGCTTAAGTACTGCGAAATATGTAGTAGAAGGAGCAAACTTAACTAGAAATGAATACGGAAGTAAATTATTTGCTGATTTCTTCTTCTTCATTACAGGATTCCACGGATTCCACGTATTCTCTGGAGTAATCATTAACATCATTATTTTCTTTAATGTATTGTTAGGAACTTACGAGAAAAGAAGAAGCTACGAAATGGTAGAGAAAGTTGGTTTATACTGGCACTTTGTCGATTTAGTTTGGGTATTTGTATTTACAGTTTTCTACTTAGTTTAA
- a CDS encoding cytochrome C oxidase subunit IV family protein, translated as MSHEHVSNTKRIWFVFALLSAVTTVEVILGILKPGVLEFNHFVGLNLLNWIFYILTIFKAYYIVWAFMHMEGEKSSLRWSVVSPVIFLVLYLLFILLTEGHYIYGVFKDSTIKWNF; from the coding sequence ATGTCACACGAACACGTATCAAATACAAAGAGAATCTGGTTTGTTTTTGCATTATTATCTGCAGTAACTACAGTAGAAGTAATTTTAGGTATTTTGAAGCCTGGAGTTTTAGAATTTAATCATTTTGTAGGTTTGAATTTATTGAACTGGATATTTTATATCTTAACAATATTCAAAGCATATTATATAGTATGGGCATTTATGCACATGGAAGGTGAAAAAAGCAGCCTTAGGTGGTCAGTTGTTTCACCAGTTATTTTCCTAGTTTTATATTTATTGTTTATTCTTTTGACAGAAGGACATTATATTTATGGGGTTTTTAAAGATTCTACTATTAAATGGAATTTTTAA
- a CDS encoding SCO family protein: MFKNKSYIGISFIVLIFGIYAVPKIVDRIKNGEVVKGNRLDNVGLKSSKSDSKLLTIGPAPKFELTNQDNAKISNATYKGKVYVLEFFFTTCPSICPKMNLSMLEIEKTFFGNPNFGIVSITIDPKHDTPQVLKDHAKLLGVKSSNWNFLTGDRETIMNLSNKGFNLYAGENDKVNGGFEHSGLFALIDKDGNIRCRKDDFGNPILYYDGLDKKGVREIQEDIKILLEE, from the coding sequence ATGTTTAAAAATAAATCATATATCGGAATTTCGTTTATCGTTTTAATCTTTGGAATTTATGCTGTACCAAAAATTGTTGACAGAATAAAAAATGGAGAAGTGGTAAAAGGAAACCGCTTAGATAATGTGGGTTTGAAATCTTCAAAATCTGATAGTAAATTATTAACCATTGGCCCGGCTCCTAAATTTGAATTAACAAATCAGGATAATGCTAAAATTTCAAATGCAACGTACAAAGGGAAAGTATATGTTTTGGAATTTTTCTTTACTACTTGTCCGTCAATTTGTCCAAAGATGAATTTAAGCATGTTAGAAATTGAGAAAACTTTTTTTGGTAATCCTAATTTCGGAATTGTCTCTATAACTATCGATCCAAAACATGATACGCCACAAGTTTTAAAAGATCATGCGAAACTTTTGGGAGTAAAATCTTCAAACTGGAATTTCCTAACGGGAGATAGAGAAACGATTATGAACTTGTCAAACAAAGGATTTAATTTGTACGCTGGAGAAAATGATAAAGTAAATGGAGGATTTGAACATTCAGGTTTGTTTGCTTTAATTGATAAAGATGGAAATATTCGTTGTAGAAAAGATGATTTTGGAAATCCAATTTTATACTACGACGGACTTGATAAAAAAGGAGTAAGAGAAATTCAGGAAGATATTAAAATACTATTAGAAGAATAA
- a CDS encoding DUF420 domain-containing protein, translating to MEDNSLEKKYSKLIIAVSIVIPTLVAILFAVKLKDFGINVEPLSFLPPIYATTNGITAIVLVWGVIAIKNGKRKLHERLMTFAIALSLAFLAMYVAYHMTADSTKFGDLNHDGILDLAETAKIGALRYIYFFILITHILLSIAIIPLVLITYVRALAQRFDRHKKIAKITFPLWLYVAVTGVVVYLMIAPYYA from the coding sequence ATGGAAGATAATTCATTAGAAAAAAAATATAGCAAGCTTATTATTGCCGTTTCAATTGTAATACCAACTTTGGTTGCGATATTGTTTGCTGTAAAATTAAAAGATTTTGGAATCAATGTAGAACCACTTTCATTCTTGCCTCCAATTTATGCTACTACAAATGGAATAACGGCAATTGTATTAGTTTGGGGTGTAATTGCTATTAAAAACGGAAAACGTAAATTACATGAACGTTTAATGACTTTTGCAATAGCATTATCGCTTGCATTTTTAGCCATGTATGTTGCGTATCATATGACGGCTGATTCAACAAAGTTTGGAGATTTAAATCACGATGGAATTCTTGATTTGGCTGAAACTGCAAAAATTGGAGCACTTCGTTACATCTATTTCTTTATTTTAATAACCCATATTTTATTGTCTATTGCAATTATTCCGCTAGTATTGATTACTTACGTGAGAGCTCTTGCACAACGATTTGACAGACATAAAAAAATAGCTAAAATAACTTTCCCGCTTTGGTTATACGTTGCGGTAACTGGTGTTGTAGTTTACTTAATGATTGCGCCTTATTATGCTTAA
- a CDS encoding DUF4403 family protein, whose amino-acid sequence MKFFSILSLSTVLAVLVSCSTTQKLETLKPEPDDASPLVYDANPSFINLPITVKLSDIENQTNTLLNGLIYEDNNIEDDDIEMKIWKQAPIKIQNDPANPDKKIKTILPLKATIKYRIGTKKLGIELYDTREFNLNGVITLSSEVALTNWKLNTKTEFKSLDWNESPTMLVFGKSMPITYLVNPAISIFKSKIEKSIDQAIEKSMDFKPNVLSALEKICTPFQMSDTYETWLRIVPIEIYSTNAKLKNDLFLLDMGMKCNMETIVGKQPESKFSASKIVLKPVAKIPNQISANIAAISTYIDASKIMTKNFAGQEFGSGSKKITVKNVAIWHKDGKMVIALDILGSINGTIYLNGFPQYNPKTKEIYFEKLDYVLDTKSKLMRTASWLGQGYILRKMEESCRYSIQPNLEDGKKNIAAYLKNYSPMPGVFVNGKMEDIQFDKIQLTNQAIIAFIKINGTVNVSVDGLK is encoded by the coding sequence ATGAAGTTTTTTTCAATTCTTTCTTTATCTACAGTACTTGCCGTACTTGTTAGCTGTTCTACAACCCAAAAATTAGAAACGTTAAAACCCGAACCAGATGATGCAAGTCCATTGGTTTATGATGCAAATCCTTCGTTTATAAACCTGCCAATCACAGTAAAACTAAGTGATATTGAAAACCAAACCAACACTTTGCTGAATGGATTAATCTATGAAGACAACAACATTGAAGATGATGATATCGAAATGAAAATCTGGAAACAGGCTCCGATAAAAATTCAGAATGATCCGGCAAATCCAGATAAAAAAATCAAAACAATTTTACCGTTAAAAGCGACAATCAAATATAGAATTGGAACTAAAAAACTGGGAATTGAACTTTACGATACCAGAGAATTTAACTTAAACGGTGTGATTACTTTGTCAAGCGAAGTTGCACTGACGAATTGGAAATTAAACACTAAAACAGAATTCAAATCTCTTGATTGGAACGAAAGTCCAACGATGCTTGTTTTTGGAAAAAGTATGCCGATAACTTATTTGGTAAATCCGGCAATTTCGATCTTTAAATCAAAAATCGAAAAAAGTATAGATCAGGCAATTGAAAAATCAATGGATTTTAAACCGAATGTTTTATCTGCTTTAGAAAAAATCTGTACTCCTTTTCAAATGAGTGATACTTATGAAACTTGGTTAAGAATTGTTCCTATCGAAATTTATTCTACCAATGCTAAACTTAAAAATGATTTGTTTTTATTGGATATGGGAATGAAATGCAACATGGAAACTATTGTTGGCAAACAACCTGAATCAAAATTTAGCGCCAGTAAAATTGTATTGAAACCTGTGGCTAAAATCCCAAATCAAATTTCAGCCAATATTGCCGCGATTTCAACTTATATAGATGCTTCAAAAATAATGACCAAGAATTTTGCTGGTCAGGAATTTGGTTCGGGAAGTAAAAAAATAACCGTTAAAAACGTTGCGATTTGGCACAAAGACGGAAAAATGGTTATTGCGCTTGACATTTTAGGATCAATAAACGGAACCATTTATTTGAATGGATTTCCACAATACAATCCGAAAACTAAAGAAATCTATTTCGAGAAACTGGATTATGTTTTAGATACAAAAAGTAAACTAATGAGAACCGCAAGTTGGTTAGGTCAAGGTTACATCTTAAGAAAAATGGAAGAAAGTTGTCGTTATTCAATACAACCAAATTTAGAAGATGGTAAAAAGAATATCGCTGCGTATCTGAAAAACTATTCTCCGATGCCTGGTGTATTTGTAAATGGAAAAATGGAAGATATTCAGTTTGATAAAATTCAATTGACAAATCAAGCTATAATCGCTTTTATCAAAATAAACGGAACGGTAAATGTCTCTGTTGACGGATTGAAATAA
- a CDS encoding ABC transporter ATP-binding protein — MIEIKDLHKSYKMGSSSLHVLKGINFNIAEGELVAIMGSSGSGKSTLLNILGILDEADSGSYILDKTPIKNLNETIASRYRNKFLGFVFQSFNLINYKTALDNVAMPLYYQGIKRKERYEIAMRYLEKVGLGTHSHHLPSELSGGQKQRVAIARALASNPKVLLADEPTGALDTKTSYEVMELIQGINDEGKTILIVTHEPDIAAMCKRNVVLKDGLIIDDKMVEQVRASSYV, encoded by the coding sequence ATGATCGAAATTAAAGATTTACACAAGTCCTATAAGATGGGAAGTTCTAGTTTACATGTGTTAAAAGGGATAAATTTTAATATTGCTGAAGGGGAATTAGTTGCGATTATGGGATCTTCGGGATCTGGTAAATCTACGCTTCTTAATATTTTAGGAATTCTTGATGAAGCTGATTCTGGTAGTTATATTTTAGATAAAACCCCGATTAAAAACTTAAATGAAACAATCGCTTCAAGATATCGAAATAAGTTTTTGGGATTTGTATTTCAGTCATTCAATTTGATAAATTATAAAACAGCACTCGATAATGTTGCTATGCCATTATACTATCAAGGTATAAAAAGAAAGGAACGTTATGAGATTGCAATGAGATATTTGGAGAAAGTTGGTTTAGGAACTCATTCTCACCATTTACCAAGTGAACTTTCCGGAGGACAAAAACAGCGTGTTGCAATTGCAAGAGCATTGGCGTCAAATCCAAAAGTTTTACTGGCAGATGAGCCAACGGGAGCTTTAGATACCAAAACTTCTTATGAAGTAATGGAGCTTATTCAAGGAATTAACGACGAAGGAAAAACTATTCTGATCGTTACACACGAGCCTGATATTGCCGCAATGTGCAAAAGAAATGTGGTCCTGAAAGATGGATTAATTATCGATGATAAAATGGTAGAACAAGTTAGAGCTTCATCTTATGTTTAA